The following coding sequences lie in one Candidatus Diapherotrites archaeon genomic window:
- a CDS encoding sigma-70 family RNA polymerase sigma factor — protein MQLKRKPKRIILPREKRAREKLFITRELMEKAKRDPKAFDHLVKKAKSYFESIAVKFNPTAEEKKDLVQRSLIKLHRTLPQYNPKIKANPSTFLYRVALNEMIDYMRKKKSIAKKEVSLEEIIVLGDRLKSRKGKIDNSLEFKIKVLTPEEKYEIKEIYNKVIRIIKRMAPKHQDIVFCRFGIEGKPFLKPKEIGERFGISEVTVRWRTARILKQVRKYIKENGLIR, from the coding sequence ATGCAGCTGAAAAGGAAGCCTAAAAGAATTATTCTGCCCAGAGAAAAAAGAGCAAGAGAAAAACTTTTTATTACAAGAGAGCTCATGGAAAAAGCAAAAAGGGATCCTAAAGCATTTGATCATTTAGTTAAAAAAGCCAAGAGTTATTTTGAGTCAATTGCAGTCAAATTCAATCCAACAGCAGAAGAAAAAAAAGATTTAGTGCAAAGGTCTCTAATTAAACTTCATAGAACCCTGCCCCAGTATAACCCGAAAATAAAAGCAAATCCAAGCACTTTTTTGTACAGGGTAGCATTAAATGAAATGATTGATTACATGAGAAAGAAAAAAAGCATAGCAAAAAAAGAGGTGTCATTAGAAGAGATTATTGTGCTCGGCGATAGATTGAAGTCAAGAAAAGGAAAAATAGACAATTCACTTGAATTCAAAATCAAAGTTCTAACACCAGAAGAAAAATACGAAATCAAGGAAATCTACAATAAGGTTATCAGAATAATAAAGAGGATGGCCCCAAAACATCAAGACATTGTATTCTGCCGTTTTGGAATTGAAGGCAAACCATTTCTTAAACCAAAAGAGATAGGCGAAAGATTTGGCATCAGCGAAGTGACAGTAAGGTGGAGGACAGCAAGAATTTTAAAGCAGGTAAGAAAATACATTAAAGAAAACGGATTAATAAGGTGA
- a CDS encoding fibrillarin-like rRNA/tRNA 2'-O-methyltransferase — MGKEKLIEKFKGVYSSNKKILTKNLTPKKKVYGEELIEIEGIECRIWNPFRSKLAAAINNGLKELPLKEKSNVLYLGIAEGTTASHISDVIGERGIIAGVDISARAMPKLIELSESRPNILPVLADAAKPESYAGELKEIKFDLLYQDIAQKNQAEIFLKNARLFLKKKAKGLIAIKAKSISQQLSEKKVFEQETRKLREEFKIIQSIPLEPFHSSHLMVYCEKL, encoded by the coding sequence ATGGGCAAAGAAAAATTAATTGAAAAGTTTAAAGGCGTTTACTCTTCCAACAAGAAAATTCTGACCAAAAATTTGACTCCAAAAAAGAAGGTTTACGGGGAAGAATTAATTGAAATTGAAGGAATAGAGTGCAGGATCTGGAATCCTTTCAGGTCAAAGCTTGCTGCAGCAATAAACAACGGCCTCAAAGAACTTCCTCTTAAAGAAAAAAGCAATGTATTGTACTTGGGGATTGCAGAAGGAACAACTGCATCCCATATCTCTGATGTAATAGGCGAAAGAGGAATTATTGCTGGAGTCGACATCAGCGCAAGAGCAATGCCTAAACTAATTGAATTAAGCGAATCAAGGCCCAACATCCTGCCAGTCCTTGCAGACGCAGCAAAACCCGAAAGCTATGCAGGAGAATTAAAGGAAATAAAATTCGATTTATTGTACCAGGACATAGCGCAGAAGAACCAGGCCGAAATCTTTCTTAAGAATGCAAGGCTTTTCCTGAAAAAGAAAGCAAAAGGGTTAATTGCAATCAAAGCCAAAAGCATCTCCCAGCAATTAAGCGAAAAAAAGGTCTTCGAGCAGGAAACCAGAAAGCTAAGAGAAGAATTCAAAATAATTCAAAGCATTCCACTCGAGCCGTTCCATTCCTCCCACTTGATGGTATACTGCGAGAAATTGTAG
- a CDS encoding NOP5/NOP56 family protein yields the protein MQKSEELRKRLIAKAKKRVAEAFTGRDYHAIKAVNLLEDLDNAFNLFAEQAREWFGVHFPELNRMVQDNEAFLKLIALGERKNFTQKKVMELYKNEIKAKEIEAKARNSMGAELEKEDLRQIQLLAQNALELKKEREEIAKYIEKLMKELSPNFSGLATPIIAARLLAKAGSLKQLALMPSSTIQLLGAEKALFRHLKQKAKPPKYGLIFAHPSVREAKKELKGKIARKLSGKLSIAAKKDFFSKKA from the coding sequence ATGCAGAAAAGCGAAGAGCTCAGGAAAAGGCTTATAGCCAAGGCAAAGAAGAGGGTTGCAGAGGCATTCACTGGGCGAGACTACCATGCAATAAAGGCAGTTAATCTCCTTGAGGACCTGGATAACGCCTTTAATCTGTTTGCAGAGCAGGCAAGGGAATGGTTTGGAGTGCACTTCCCTGAATTGAACAGGATGGTGCAGGACAATGAGGCTTTCCTTAAATTGATTGCTTTAGGGGAAAGAAAAAATTTCACCCAAAAAAAAGTAATGGAATTATACAAAAACGAAATTAAGGCAAAAGAAATAGAGGCAAAGGCAAGGAATTCAATGGGAGCAGAATTAGAAAAAGAAGACTTAAGGCAGATTCAATTGCTTGCGCAGAACGCACTGGAATTAAAGAAAGAGCGAGAAGAAATAGCCAAGTACATTGAGAAGCTCATGAAAGAGCTTTCACCCAATTTCTCTGGGCTTGCCACTCCAATAATTGCAGCAAGGCTTTTGGCAAAGGCAGGTTCACTAAAACAATTAGCTTTAATGCCTTCTTCAACCATTCAACTGCTTGGAGCAGAAAAGGCATTATTCAGGCACTTGAAGCAGAAGGCAAAACCCCCAAAGTACGGCCTCATATTCGCTCACCCTTCTGTAAGGGAAGCAAAAAAAGAACTGAAAGGAAAAATTGCAAGAAAGCTTTCAGGAAAGCTCTCAATTGCAGCCAAAAAAGACTTTTTCTCAAAAAAAGCCTAA
- the glyS gene encoding glycine--tRNA ligase, which translates to MQNNYEKIIDLALRRSVFFPSAEIYGTAFSGFYDYGPVGEAIKRKIIDAWRKKLVQREGFLEVDGAQILPEKVFDASGHLKNFNDPLVQCTKCHSLYRADNLLSDHLNVNFPESMPAEHFDELIKKNKPKCPKCKGELGGVKRFNMMLKVQVGATGKQKGFLRPETCQNIFLDYDRLSKTMRLNLPFGIAQAGKSFRNEIAPRNMLLREREINQMEIEVFFNPKKINEIKKFHELESKKLNIQKLKEEKPKEVSAKELVEKNIVSGKLIAYYLARVQELYEFYGVPKEKMKFRQLGEEEKAFYAKEAWDFEILTSLGWIELIACNYRSDYDLKGHAKESSRNLKTKEDGEEFYPNVFELSAGIDRTLYALLELALREETKKGEARLYLDLKPSIAPYIAGILPLVNKDGLDEKAEKLFEELKSYNLDLFYDDSGSIGRRYARIDEIGVPFAITIDYDSMKDDTVTLRERNSTQQKRIAVKELPELLWKLEIGKKEFKDL; encoded by the coding sequence ATGCAGAACAATTACGAAAAAATAATTGACTTGGCCTTGAGGAGGTCAGTATTCTTTCCTTCAGCCGAAATCTACGGGACAGCATTTTCTGGATTTTATGATTACGGTCCTGTGGGAGAAGCAATAAAAAGGAAAATAATTGATGCCTGGAGGAAAAAATTAGTTCAAAGGGAAGGATTCCTGGAAGTAGACGGAGCGCAGATTCTTCCTGAAAAAGTGTTTGACGCTTCAGGCCACCTGAAAAATTTCAATGACCCTTTAGTTCAATGCACTAAATGCCATTCGCTTTACAGGGCAGACAATCTTCTCTCAGACCACTTGAATGTTAATTTCCCTGAGTCAATGCCTGCAGAGCACTTTGACGAACTAATAAAGAAAAACAAACCGAAATGCCCTAAATGCAAGGGAGAATTAGGTGGAGTGAAGAGATTCAACATGATGCTTAAAGTGCAGGTAGGCGCAACAGGAAAACAGAAAGGCTTTCTAAGGCCGGAAACCTGCCAGAACATCTTCCTTGACTATGACAGGCTTTCAAAGACAATGCGATTAAACCTTCCTTTTGGGATTGCACAGGCAGGAAAAAGCTTCAGGAATGAAATCGCGCCAAGAAACATGCTTTTGAGGGAGAGGGAAATCAATCAAATGGAGATAGAAGTATTCTTCAACCCCAAAAAAATAAATGAAATCAAAAAATTCCATGAACTTGAAAGCAAGAAATTGAATATACAGAAGCTCAAGGAAGAGAAACCAAAAGAAGTTTCAGCAAAAGAATTAGTGGAAAAAAACATTGTGTCAGGAAAGCTCATTGCATATTATCTTGCGAGAGTGCAGGAATTATACGAATTTTACGGCGTGCCAAAAGAGAAGATGAAGTTCAGGCAGTTAGGAGAAGAAGAAAAGGCCTTCTATGCAAAAGAGGCATGGGACTTTGAAATTCTGACCTCGCTTGGATGGATTGAACTTATAGCCTGCAATTATCGTTCTGATTATGATCTTAAAGGCCACGCAAAAGAAAGCAGCAGGAACCTGAAAACAAAAGAAGATGGGGAAGAATTCTATCCTAATGTATTCGAGCTCTCGGCAGGAATAGACAGGACCTTGTACGCCCTATTGGAATTGGCATTACGCGAAGAAACAAAGAAAGGTGAAGCGCGCTTATACTTGGATTTAAAGCCTTCCATTGCGCCTTACATTGCAGGAATCCTTCCTTTGGTGAACAAGGACGGATTAGACGAAAAAGCAGAGAAATTGTTTGAAGAACTGAAATCTTACAATTTGGATTTATTCTATGATGATTCTGGTTCAATTGGAAGAAGGTATGCAAGAATAGACGAAATTGGAGTGCCTTTTGCGATTACAATAGATTATGATTCAATGAAAGATGACACAGTAACTTTGAGAGAGAGGAATTCAACGCAGCAGAAAAGAATTGCAGTAAAAGAACTGCCTGAGCTTTTATGGAAGCTTGAAATAGGCAAAAAGGAATTCAAGGACCTCTGA
- a CDS encoding DUF1616 domain-containing protein produces the protein MPAAQKKEEETDFMLFSVLVIALIIVLGALIIFNASKAKPETFSQVYFDPEKLPEKVKAGEQLPVNFFIDNREGARTEYSWKIKAENEIKAQGKISVEVGQVKELNEKISFQNSYAEKQKILVEVLKAGAKEAYTIWFFVKVE, from the coding sequence ATGCCTGCAGCGCAGAAGAAAGAGGAAGAAACGGATTTCATGCTTTTCTCGGTTTTAGTCATAGCGCTCATAATTGTACTTGGCGCACTAATAATCTTCAATGCCTCAAAGGCAAAGCCTGAGACATTCTCTCAAGTGTACTTTGATCCAGAGAAACTGCCTGAAAAAGTGAAAGCAGGAGAGCAGCTGCCTGTAAACTTTTTCATTGACAACAGGGAAGGCGCAAGGACTGAGTACTCATGGAAGATTAAGGCTGAAAACGAAATTAAGGCGCAAGGAAAAATTTCAGTTGAAGTAGGCCAAGTAAAGGAATTAAACGAAAAAATTTCTTTCCAAAATTCTTACGCCGAAAAGCAGAAGATTCTGGTTGAAGTATTAAAAGCCGGAGCAAAAGAGGCTTACACCATCTGGTTTTTTGTGAAAGTAGAATAA
- a CDS encoding zinc ribbon domain-containing protein, whose amino-acid sequence MKQTYFGKDLWVKRKKIFERKERLQSLADKRSHKAKQSLEKLKIREHNFVKNRLGEVVKQITEMALQYNAGIAIENLKRFSPKGKRFNKEVMRIPFYSFKQLLESRCFDKQIAFNVVDAYHTSKWCSHCGALAKGHSSNYALFKCKCGQVVNSDRKASLAITIKSLLVREKHCSDQTVFFQFTSRRVPVNALLRSNDGFETNDAVHNVSTLMESHLTC is encoded by the coding sequence ATGAAACAAACTTACTTTGGCAAAGACCTTTGGGTTAAGCGAAAAAAGATATTTGAAAGAAAGGAACGGTTGCAGTCGCTTGCTGACAAAAGAAGCCATAAAGCAAAGCAGTCTCTTGAAAAACTTAAAATAAGGGAACACAACTTTGTCAAAAACAGGCTTGGTGAAGTTGTCAAACAAATAACTGAAATGGCTCTGCAATATAATGCTGGTATTGCGATTGAAAACCTTAAACGCTTTTCTCCAAAAGGAAAACGCTTTAACAAAGAGGTTATGCGTATCCCATTCTATTCTTTTAAGCAATTGCTTGAAAGCAGATGCTTTGACAAGCAGATTGCCTTTAATGTTGTTGATGCCTATCACACAAGCAAGTGGTGTAGCCATTGCGGTGCTTTGGCTAAAGGGCATTCCAGCAACTATGCCCTGTTCAAATGCAAATGTGGGCAGGTTGTCAATAGTGACAGGAAAGCAAGCCTTGCAATTACTATCAAATCCCTGTTGGTGCGGGAAAAGCATTGTTCTGACCAAACTGTTTTTTTCCAGTTTACCAGCAGACGAGTGCCTGTAAACGCACTTCTGCGTTCCAATGATGGTTTTGAAACCAACGATGCCGTGCATAATGTTTCAACTCTTATGGAAAGCCACCTAACTTGTTAG